A stretch of DNA from Oculatellaceae cyanobacterium:
CAGCAATAGCTGGCAATAATCAGAGTACCCCCATTCCCTTTAACCATCGGCGGGATCAAAATCCCGCTAATTTTGCTAAAAATTAGCAAATTCAACTCTGCTGTCTAAATCTTCTGGTAGCGCCGTCAACAGGGCTTTTCGAGCAAATTTGGCAAAACTTACAAATCTTAAATAACTAGCATCTTGCTAAAGATAGATTTTTTAGTGATAATATTGAAATCAAGCATCTATCTTAGCTTTGCTAGTCTAGTTGATATATTTCCAAAAGTTATTAATTAATAATTACGCACAAACCATATATATAGCTGGGGCTAACAGTCGTTAATCCCCATCAATGGTGTATATGCTGCTGAGTGTGAGTTGTGAATATATCAGCCGAGCTAATAAAAATGGCGCTAGCACATACGTAGTTATCAATAAATCACATCGGCACAAGAGTAACAACAGAAAATTCTATGTCTAAATTTTCCCGTCGAGCAGGCAAGGTCAAGCAATTACCCGTTGTTAAAGAAGGCATCAACAAAACACAGCTATTTACTACTACAGGATTAACCGCATTAGCTGTTAGTAGTAGCATGATTCTACCTCAAACTGCTCACGCTCTACCCACAGGTGCAACTGTGCAATCAGGCACAGTGCAAATCCAGAATCCAAATAGCACAACTACCAACATCACCCAGACAACTAGCAAAGCAGTTATTAACTGGGCTGACTTTAACATTGCTGCTCCAGAAACCGTTAACTTTCTGCAACCTAGTACCTCATCTGCTACACTTAATCGCGTCACTGGCAATCAATCTTCCAATATTCTGGGAAAAATTAACGCCAATGGTACTGTTTTATTAATCAACCCCAACGGCATTATCTTTGGTAATACAGCCAATATTAATGTTGGTAGTTTATTAGCTACTACCTTAGATATTACCAATAACGACTTTTTAGCTAACAACTATAAATTATCATCGGTAGCCGGAAAACCAGCTACTACTGTGACTAACAATGGTCGTATTACAGTTAAAGAAGGCGGATTTGCTGCTTTAGTCGCGCCTGGAGTTTCTAACAGTGGTGTAATTAACGCCCGCTTGGGAAAAGTCGCCCTAGCTTCTGGTACTGCTGCTACTTTAGACTTGTATGGAGATAACTTAGTATCTGTAGCAGTTGACCCCACAGTTACCCAAATTGTTGATAATGATGGAAACTCAGTTAGCAATTTAATTAGCAATACAGGTAATCTTAATGCTGATGGTGGATTAGTTCAACTCAGTGCTGCTAGTGGTGCTACGGTAGTTAACAATGCGATTAATACCAGTGGAATTATTACTGCTCGTACAGCAGAAATGCGTGATGGCAAGATAGTTTTAGATGGTGGTAAAGGTAACGTCGCGATTAACGGTAATTTAAATGCTGGTAGTACTGGTGCTAGTAGTATTAATGTAAATGGTAACAACGTTGCTGTAAGTGGTAGCAGTATTACAGCAGGTGGAGATATCAACCTGCAAGCAGCCAATACCGCTAAGGTTGAAGATAATGGCAATATCTCAGCCAAAGTGCAAGCGCAAGGTAATCTGAGGATCGCTGGCAACAACGGTATCACAATCAATGCCAATAATGCTACTGGTACACCGATTAGTAGTGGTAAAGATACCAGTTTAATTAGTGATAGCACAGTTGATACGAATAGTCGTTTTAATAGTAAAGGCAAGTTTACTATTAATAGTATTTCTGGTACACCGATTAGTTGGACAAGTGCTGGTAGTACGGTGAATGCTGGTGGTAGTGTGAATATCGATGCTGGATACACTGGGTCATCTTTATTGGTGCAATCAAATAGTGGTATTCGGTTTGTTAATGGGATAGATATTACTGCACCTAATAGTAATATTGATGTCACTAATAGTGATACAGGATTGTTAGCGAGTACAAAGACTTTAATTTTACGTAGTGGTAGTGGTGGTACAGAAGTAGAACGTGGTATAAATATTGGTTCTGATGTGACGGTAGCAGGTGGTAATATTTTCCTCAATGCTACACAGTCCAATATTAATACTCAAGCACTCCTTGCGGCTACAACTGATGGTACTCGTGGTGGTAATGTAATTGTCAATGCCAGCAATGGCAATATTGGGGTTGATGTAATAGACGCTAGTAGTATTGCCACTATTGGAGATGCAGGTAATGGTGGGAATGTAACTTTGACTGCTGGTCAAGGCATCAGTGCCGCTACTGTAGCCTCTGAAAGCGTAGCTAATAATGGCATTGCTGGCAGTGGTGGAAATATCAGCTTAAAAGCTGGGAATGGTACAATCAGTGCAGGTGATGTATTCTCTACCAGTGTTGGTAGCAACAAAGCAGGCAATACAGGTAGTATCAACCTCACTGCTACTAACGGTAAGATTGGTTCCACAGGAATTATAATCACTATAAGTCAATCGGCTAATGGAGATGCAGGTAATAGTGGGAATGTGACTTTGACTGCTGGTCAAGGCATCAGCGCCGCTGATGTAGCCTCTGAAAGCCAAGCTAATAATGGCATTGCTGGGAGTGGCGGAAATGTCAGCTTAAAAGCTGGGAATGGTACGATCAGTGCAAATAATGTAACCTCTGGCAGTATTGGTGGCAACAAAGCAGGTAATGCAGGTAGTATCAACCTCACTGCTACTAACGGTAAGATTGGTTCTACAGGACTTATAGGCACTATAAGTCGATCGGCTAATGGAGATGCAGGTAATGGTGGGAATGTAACTTTGACGGCAGATCAAGACATCCGCGCCGCTTTTGTAACCTCTCAAAGCCAAGCTAATAATGGCATTGCTGGCAGTGTTGGAAATATCAGCTTAAAAGCTGGTAATGGTACGATCAGTGCAGGTGATGTATTCTCTAGCAGTAATGGTGGCAACAAAGCAGGCAATGCAGGTAGTATCAACCTCACTGCTACTAACGGTGACATCGTTTCTACAAGAAGTATATTGAGTATAAGTCGATCTGCTAATGGAGATGCAGGTAATAGTGGAAATGTGACTTTGACGGCAGATCAAGACATCAGCGCCGCTATTGTAGCCTCTGAAAGCGTAGCTAACGGCAATGCTGGCAGTGGTGGAAATGTGACTTTGACTGCCAGTAGTGGTGATATTGTATCTGGAATTATTTCTACTATTACCAGAGGAGTTGGTACTACTCAAACCGCAGGTAATGTTACCCTAACCGCTACTAATGGTAATATTGGCGTTGACATCATTTCTACAGAGAGTGGTGGTACTGGCGGGAAAGTCAATATTACAGCAGGTAAGACTTTTCAAGCTTTGAGTACCATTCTTGATGCCAATGGTAATGATACTGGCAATAGTATTTCTACTGCCGGAGCTTTGGGTGGTGGTGCGG
This window harbors:
- a CDS encoding S-layer family protein, whose protein sequence is MSKFSRRAGKVKQLPVVKEGINKTQLFTTTGLTALAVSSSMILPQTAHALPTGATVQSGTVQIQNPNSTTTNITQTTSKAVINWADFNIAAPETVNFLQPSTSSATLNRVTGNQSSNILGKINANGTVLLINPNGIIFGNTANINVGSLLATTLDITNNDFLANNYKLSSVAGKPATTVTNNGRITVKEGGFAALVAPGVSNSGVINARLGKVALASGTAATLDLYGDNLVSVAVDPTVTQIVDNDGNSVSNLISNTGNLNADGGLVQLSAASGATVVNNAINTSGIITARTAEMRDGKIVLDGGKGNVAINGNLNAGSTGASSINVNGNNVAVSGSSITAGGDINLQAANTAKVEDNGNISAKVQAQGNLRIAGNNGITINANNATGTPISSGKDTSLISDSTVDTNSRFNSKGKFTINSISGTPISWTSAGSTVNAGGSVNIDAGYTGSSLLVQSNSGIRFVNGIDITAPNSNIDVTNSDTGLLASTKTLILRSGSGGTEVERGINIGSDVTVAGGNIFLNATQSNINTQALLAATTDGTRGGNVIVNASNGNIGVDVIDASSIATIGDAGNGGNVTLTAGQGISAATVASESVANNGIAGSGGNISLKAGNGTISAGDVFSTSVGSNKAGNTGSINLTATNGKIGSTGIIITISQSANGDAGNSGNVTLTAGQGISAADVASESQANNGIAGSGGNVSLKAGNGTISANNVTSGSIGGNKAGNAGSINLTATNGKIGSTGLIGTISRSANGDAGNGGNVTLTADQDIRAAFVTSQSQANNGIAGSVGNISLKAGNGTISAGDVFSSSNGGNKAGNAGSINLTATNGDIVSTRSILSISRSANGDAGNSGNVTLTADQDISAAIVASESVANGNAGSGGNVTLTASSGDIVSGIISTITRGVGTTQTAGNVTLTATNGNIGVDIISTESGGTGGKVNITAGKTFQALSTILDANGNDTGNSISTAGALGGGAVTIKVGSPGVPFIVGDATTNGTFGGINTGSYKIDPTKIITGTYTNGNIKVINTP